A genomic region of Acidimicrobiia bacterium contains the following coding sequences:
- the clpS gene encoding ATP-dependent Clp protease adapter ClpS → MTDTPVPVVESDFDLESLLDTPWVVIVWNDPVNLMSYVTHVLQKLFGYSKEKATELMNQVHVEGKAVVSSGRRLECENDVSRLHGHGLWATMQKDD, encoded by the coding sequence ATGACCGATACTCCCGTTCCAGTAGTTGAATCAGACTTCGACCTAGAATCTTTATTAGATACGCCATGGGTTGTTATTGTCTGGAATGATCCCGTAAATCTTATGAGTTATGTCACCCATGTTTTACAGAAACTTTTTGGATATTCAAAAGAGAAAGCCACAGAATTGATGAATCAAGTTCATGTTGAAGGTAAAGCAGTTGTTTCAAGTGGGCGTCGTCTTGAGTGTGAAAATGATGTTTCCCGATTACACGGACATGGTCTGTGGGCGACAATGCAGAAAGACGATTAA
- a CDS encoding DUF2017 family protein, with product MRDTRFDVTLEGVEAYLFPDEVKVFVDIANDLRAIIETPALDGDDPVRERLFPRAYLDPTEENAEISWAAFSHPELLESRILTLEVLIESLKRLELAKPESDAGEMQVVVLTMSETEHWLKGLNDLRLALGTRLNIETEADNEPDEGDPTNALRQIYTWLSALQQDLLEQVYL from the coding sequence ATGCGTGATACTAGATTTGATGTAACACTAGAAGGTGTAGAAGCATATTTATTTCCAGATGAAGTTAAAGTGTTTGTTGATATTGCAAATGACTTAAGAGCAATAATTGAGACACCTGCATTAGATGGTGATGATCCTGTACGCGAAAGATTATTTCCACGTGCATATCTTGACCCTACTGAAGAAAATGCAGAAATATCATGGGCAGCATTTTCTCATCCAGAACTATTAGAATCTCGAATATTAACATTGGAAGTGTTAATAGAATCATTAAAAAGATTAGAGTTAGCGAAACCTGAATCAGATGCTGGTGAAATGCAGGTTGTTGTGCTTACTATGTCTGAAACAGAGCATTGGTTAAAAGGTTTAAATGATTTACGTTTAGCTTTAGGCACAAGATTAAATATTGAGACAGAAGCTGATAATGAGCCTGATGAAGGTGACCCTACTAATGCATTAAGACAAATTTATACTTGGTTAAGTGCTTTGCAACAAGATCTGTTAGAACAGGTTTATTTATAA
- a CDS encoding bifunctional hydroxymethylpyrimidine kinase/phosphomethylpyrimidine kinase: MKTIVIGFLNTDIIATGLPRFPKSGELIFGDELSIGPGGKSRNIASMIARLVEPKSVAMLGRTSRDPYGLWKSPVTALEDVGVDTSHIKIFNFEETGKMPGIALIPVDINGNNQIIVLPGICEDFCPKDIEESIELFKEVGLEKGMLVLTMECPIETSLSAVKISKEHGIKVMFDPGGLQESDDITELLNTGIFLIKPNEHELKMLTGINAIDFETAQLGAKKLFDYGIENVLITLGEKGAFLFTHKSNTRFEIPNIEVDKSQKDATGCGDQTMATLVAMLQAGKTLTESVEIAIKAGTLQFFRTGIKPVELEDL, from the coding sequence ATGAAAACAATTGTTATAGGATTTTTAAATACTGATATCATTGCAACTGGACTACCTCGTTTCCCAAAGTCAGGGGAACTGATATTTGGTGATGAGCTAAGTATAGGCCCTGGTGGGAAATCTCGTAATATTGCCAGCATGATTGCAAGACTTGTTGAGCCTAAAAGTGTTGCGATGTTAGGTAGGACATCTAGAGATCCTTATGGATTGTGGAAATCTCCAGTAACAGCTTTAGAAGATGTTGGCGTTGATACTAGTCATATAAAAATATTTAATTTTGAAGAAACTGGAAAAATGCCTGGTATTGCTTTAATACCTGTTGATATCAATGGAAATAATCAAATAATTGTTTTACCTGGTATATGCGAAGATTTTTGTCCTAAAGATATCGAAGAATCGATCGAATTATTTAAAGAGGTCGGTCTAGAAAAAGGGATGTTAGTTTTGACCATGGAATGTCCAATCGAAACTTCTTTAAGTGCTGTAAAAATTTCTAAAGAACATGGTATAAAAGTGATGTTTGATCCAGGAGGACTACAGGAATCAGATGATATAACTGAATTATTAAATACTGGAATATTTTTAATTAAACCTAATGAACATGAACTTAAAATGTTGACAGGAATAAATGCAATAGATTTTGAAACAGCGCAGCTTGGTGCAAAAAAACTATTTGACTATGGAATCGAAAATGTATTGATTACACTAGGAGAAAAAGGGGCTTTTCTCTTTACACATAAATCTAATACGCGATTTGAAATACCAAATATAGAAGTAGATAAAAGCCAAAAAGATGCTACGGGCTGTGGTGATCAAACAATGGCAACACTTGTTGCAATGTTACAAGCTGGAAAAACTCTAACTGAATCTGTAGAAATAGCTATAAAAGCTGGTACCCTACAATTCTTTCGAACTGGAATTAAACCTGTCGAGTTAGAAGATCTTTAA
- a CDS encoding bifunctional pyr operon transcriptional regulator/uracil phosphoribosyltransferase codes for MTSLVVFNQDDIVRVSTRISHEIIERNSGSRNIILIGVRRRGALLANRLKKIIKTIDGISVPVYSLDITNARDDLTKEETHNHLINETVTGISISNEEELGIYPQDIMTVPIIDFTNFNVIIVDDVLYTGRTTRACMEIISKISRPKTIQLAVMIDRGHRELPIRADYVGKNLPTKRTETVNVLMMELDGQDSIEIARQNIG; via the coding sequence ATGACTTCACTTGTTGTGTTCAACCAAGACGATATTGTTCGTGTTTCTACTCGTATTTCACATGAAATTATTGAACGGAATTCCGGTTCGAGAAATATTATATTAATTGGGGTACGTCGGAGAGGTGCCCTTCTTGCAAATAGACTTAAAAAAATAATCAAAACTATTGATGGTATTAGTGTGCCGGTATATTCGTTAGATATTACAAACGCTCGAGATGATTTAACAAAAGAAGAAACACATAACCATTTAATTAATGAGACAGTCACTGGTATATCTATATCGAATGAAGAAGAATTAGGAATATATCCACAAGATATTATGACCGTACCAATTATTGATTTTACAAATTTTAATGTGATCATTGTTGATGATGTTTTGTATACAGGTAGAACTACAAGAGCGTGTATGGAAATTATTTCAAAAATATCTCGACCAAAAACAATTCAACTTGCTGTGATGATAGATCGTGGTCACCGTGAACTTCCTATTCGTGCAGATTATGTAGGGAAAAATCTTCCGACGAAAAGGACTGAAACGGTAAATGTACTTATGATGGAACTTGATGGTCAAGATAGTATTGAAATAGCGAGGCAAAATATTGGGTAA